Proteins from a single region of Tachysurus vachellii isolate PV-2020 chromosome 15, HZAU_Pvac_v1, whole genome shotgun sequence:
- the LOC132858171 gene encoding olfactory receptor 52K2-like encodes MLATVQNISFITFTLTGFHDLGEWRPILTIPYLVMFLLSSSANLTIIYLIISQRALHSPMCILICLMAVVDFSLPIFCVPNMLLSFLFDWKGISLVSCLMQMFFIHFVGTFHSTILLWMALDRFFAICRPLYYHKYMGITNLLKFIIFPVIRNVFLITTMVSWAGKLTFCATNEIDHCFCEHMALVQLACGDISINNALGLLAIFLTITADFILISISYIVILSSVLKSGKSCLKAFNTCITHIIVMTVSLAFALIAFMSYRIRNNISPSIRVFLSTMYLLFPSCFNPIIYGVRTKEIREQFLKIMKHVKVFPK; translated from the coding sequence ATGTTAGCTACtgtacaaaatatttcattcataacATTCACACTTACTGGTTTTCATGATTTGGGAGAATGGAGGCCCATTCTAACTATTCCCTATCTTGTCATGTTTTTATTGTCTTCTAGTGCAAACCTTACaatcatatatttaattatttctcagAGGGCTCTTCATTCTCCTATGTGCATACTAATTTGTCTTATGGCAGTTGTGGATTTCTCTTTGCCAATATTTTGTGTACCAAATATGCTGCTAAGTTTCTTATTTGATTGGAAAGGAATTTCACTAGTGAGCTGTTTGatgcaaatgtttttcattcattttgttggTACATTTCATTCTACTATACTACTGTGGATGGCTCTGGATCGTTTTTTTGCTATATGTAGACCTCTTTATTACCACAAATACATGGGAATAACAAATCTTTTGAAGTTCATAATTTTTCCAGTTATCAGAAATGTGTTCTTAATTACCACAATGGTTTCTTGGGCTGGAAAATTGACTTTTTGTGCAACAAATGAGATAGATCACTGTTTTTGTGAACACATGGCATTAGTTCAGCTTGCGTGTGGAGATATTTCCATTAATAATGCATTAGGGCTTTTAGCTATTTTTCTTACAATaactgctgattttattttaatttcaatatCATATATAGTAATACTTTCTTCTGTACTGAAATCTGGCAAATCCTGCTTAAAGGCTTTTAACACCTGCATTACTCATATAATAGTCATGACAGTTAGTCTGGCTTTTGCTTTAATTGCCTTTATGTCATACAGAATAAGAAACAACATCTCTCCCTCCATTCGTGTCTTCCTGAGTACAATGTACTTGCTTTTTCCAAGCTGTTTTAATCCAATAATTTATGGAGTACGAACCAAAGAAATAAGAGAACAGTTTCTGAAAATTATGAAACATGTTAAGGTCTTTCCCAAGTAA